The Nostoc cf. commune SO-36 genomic sequence CTTTTTTATACGGATTATACCAAATGGTTTATGGTTTGGCTTGTATATTTCTGAGAAAAGTGTGAATAGACAAAAATTTATTAAAAACATCCAAAATAACACAGCGATTAAAGAAATTCTTCTCCAAAATACTCGAATAGATGGTAAGTTTTCTCTCTTTTCTGAATCTAGTCAGCAGATTAGTAAAATTAATCGTTTAGCTGACTGGTTAAAAATTGTAGCTCGTCAGAAAAGCGCGACTAAGTGTATTCAAGTTACTAATTATCTTACATATTATCGAGTATTAAATTTTGACTATCAACAGCTAGCTAATGAAATAAAACAGCTATTTGAAGGAATTTTCCCTTTATTTTTGGTTGCAACGTGTGATGAACCAATTACAGCTATTGAAGAATATTTACATCAAACTAATATAAAAAATGGTAAATATTACTGCCGACAAGGAGTGAAGAAATATCAAGAAGGAAACTACCAAGATGCTATTAAACAATTTGATATAGCTTTAGAGCAAGCTCCAAATATAGCGGATGTTTATCGATACCGAGGAAAAGTAAAAGCTGAAACAGGATATACGGACGATGCTATATATGACTATAATTATTTACTACTGATTCAACCTAAAAATTACGAAATTTACGATGAGCGAGGTAATATTTACTATAATCTTGAAAATTACGATAAAGCCCTTAATGATTATAACCAATCTTTACATATTAATCCTAACTTTGCCTTGGCATATTACCATCGAGGACTTACATACTTAGAACTCGAAAATCAGCAAAAAGCTTTTGAGGATTTATGCAGAGCTACAGAATTATTTGACAAGGAAAAAGATGTGGATAATTACGAAGAAGCACAGCGTATCCTCAAAACTATTTATCCAAACTATTGTGAACCTTTGTTTACAGAGATTAGTCAGAATATCCGCTCTAAAGGTCTGCGTATTTCTGAAAGTATCTTGCGACGCTACCATTTAGCCCTTAAAACCAGAAAATTTGTAATTCTTTCAGGAACTAGCGGGACTGGCAAGACTTGGCTTACCAAAGCTTATGCTGAAGTAGTAGCGGCTGAATACCTTTTAGTTCCTGTGGCTCCTAATTGGACTACTAACGAAGATTTACTCGGCTACTTCAATCCAATGGATAAAGAATACCATTACACTGCGTTTAGCCATTTTTTAGAAAAAGCGGCTCAAGAGTACGAACAAGCTCAAACAGAAAAACGCACTCCCAAACCTTACCATTTAATCTTGGATGAGATGAATTTAGCACGGGTAGAGTATTACTTTGCCAAATTTCTCTCAGTGATGGAAGTTAGGAT encodes the following:
- a CDS encoding McrB family protein; this translates as MTEVFVNPECPFSLKSFDLLAQLKKHSSQDFYSKHEEDFKTYIQQPFQQLYQLTIAQLSGEIIKQLNTDIQENIFLYEPFIEYNLFLKQMETQWNNAHFFIRIIPNGLWFGLYISEKSVNRQKFIKNIQNNTAIKEILLQNTRIDGKFSLFSESSQQISKINRLADWLKIVARQKSATKCIQVTNYLTYYRVLNFDYQQLANEIKQLFEGIFPLFLVATCDEPITAIEEYLHQTNIKNGKYYCRQGVKKYQEGNYQDAIKQFDIALEQAPNIADVYRYRGKVKAETGYTDDAIYDYNYLLLIQPKNYEIYDERGNIYYNLENYDKALNDYNQSLHINPNFALAYYHRGLTYLELENQQKAFEDLCRATELFDKEKDVDNYEEAQRILKTIYPNYCEPLFTEISQNIRSKGLRISESILRRYHLALKTRKFVILSGTSGTGKTWLTKAYAEVVAAEYLLVPVAPNWTTNEDLLGYFNPMDKEYHYTAFSHFLEKAAQEYEQAQTEKRTPKPYHLILDEMNLARVEYYFAKFLSVMEVRMREGLAQIELASEKQILLPPNLYFIGTVNVDETTHNFADKVYDRAQMIELEVCRNDLFEHLGEVDYREILMEVWDNLHLVTPFAFRVLDEINNYVNEAKVLGISWEEALDEQLLQKILPKLKGADDRVGEALKTFVDIAAKNKLNLSHAKASKMLKTFEQHGFTSYF